The sequence below is a genomic window from Natronorubrum halophilum.
GCGCGTCCGGCACTGCGTTCGCGCCCACCGGTACTCGAACGCGATCGAACCCGAGACGCTCGAGGCGAAACTCGTCAGCGACGCGGACAACCTCGACGCCCTCGGCGCGGTCGGCATCGGTCGCGTCTTCGCCTACGGCGGCGAACTCGGCCAGCCGATTTACGATCCCGACGTTCCCGTCGTCGACGACGAGTCCGCGGCCGGGCAAGCCCAGTACAACCACCTCCACAAGAAGATCCTCGACCTCCCCGAGCGCATGTACACCGACGCCGGGAGGGTGCTGGCTGACGATCGAGTGGGGTTCGTTCGCGAGTACATAGAGCGGTTCGAGAGGGAGATTACGGGCGAGCAGTAGCGGCCGTGGAAATTCCGGACGCCCGCGCTCTCGAGCCCTCCGAGGATCGACGGGAAACACGGAGGATTTTTTGTCGATCGCGCGTACTAGCCTAGTACCGAGGTGAGAACGATATATGAGCGATCGCTCGACCGACCCAGACGAGATCCGTTTGACGCCCTGGTTGACGTTCTCGCCGCGGTGACCCGGTACGATCTCCTCCTCGGGATCGTTCCGATTGCGTTCGCGGTCGCGCTGGTCGCGGCGAGCGTCCCGAGCGTTTCGACGGGACAGGCGATGTTCGGTGCAGCGCTCGTCGGCGTGTTCGTCGTCGTCGATGCCTGCTACCGGAACCCGCCCGTCGATCGGGAGTCGCGATAGCGGTTCCGGCCAGCATCCGTTCGATGGACGCCGGTGATTCGCGAGCAGGTCCGCTCGCGATACCGGCGGACAATCACCCCCGGAACCCTTTTACAATTCTCCGGCCTATTCGATGGTACCAATGGGACTGGGTTCGGATATGTACAGACAGCAGATCCTCGACCACTACAAGAACCCCCGTAACTACGGGCAACTCGAGGATCCGACGTTCACACACGTCGGCGAGAACCCGATGTGTGGCGACGAGATTCGCATGGACGTCAGACTCGATGACGACGAAGAGACGATCGAACGGGTGGCCTTCTCCGGCGACGGCTGTGCGATCAGTCAGGCCTCCGCGAGCATGCTCTCGAAAGAACTTCAGGGAAAGACGGTCCCGGAACTGCTCGAGATGGACCGCGACGACGTCGTCGACATGCTGGGCGTCGACATTTCGCCGATGCGGATCAAGTGCGCGGTGCTGGCCGAGAAGGTCGCCCAGGACGGCGCGGAGATCTACCAGGGCGAACTCGATAAGGAGAAGACGACGACCGAGGACTGAGCTGATTTTCGACGGCCACCTACACGAGCGGACCGACGATTCCGAGTGCGATTCCCGCTGAGACGACGAACAGCACGTCGAACCGCCGGACACCCGAATCGCCGAACCGGAGTTCGCGGCTGCGATCGTCGTGCAGCGAGCGGGAGAACCCGCACGTCGCTGCCGGTGCTGTCGCGTCGCGATTCCGCCGCCTAACCGGCAGCCCGCGCGGGATTCACCGGGAGGTCGTCATCTCGGACTCGACCTCGTACAGCGGGTTCCGAACGATGCCGTGATCGACGGCGTGGGGCCGCTCGGGGCGGTCACCGTAGCCGATATCGACCATCCGGTTGCGGTTCAGGGTCAGCTTCGGGAACGTGGGATCGAGGAG
It includes:
- the sufU gene encoding Fe-S cluster assembly sulfur transfer protein SufU, with the translated sequence MGLGSDMYRQQILDHYKNPRNYGQLEDPTFTHVGENPMCGDEIRMDVRLDDDEETIERVAFSGDGCAISQASASMLSKELQGKTVPELLEMDRDDVVDMLGVDISPMRIKCAVLAEKVAQDGAEIYQGELDKEKTTTED
- a CDS encoding HD domain-containing protein, giving the protein MLEAVRTRARPYFEAASPAHDWHHVERVETLAETLVDRHPKSASVDDRVVILAVLLHDIGRQREDRGEIDDHATWGAAEAGRILDDVGANAETIERVRHCVRAHRYSNAIEPETLEAKLVSDADNLDALGAVGIGRVFAYGGELGQPIYDPDVPVVDDESAAGQAQYNHLHKKILDLPERMYTDAGRVLADDRVGFVREYIERFEREITGEQ